A portion of the Salinigranum marinum genome contains these proteins:
- a CDS encoding PadR family transcriptional regulator, with protein sequence MFDLTGFQRDLLYVIAGADRPSGQQIKESISEDVGEVNHGRLYPNLDTLVERGFVNKGQHDRRTNYYQISDEGRTAISERREWEERYVSFDE encoded by the coding sequence ATGTTCGATCTGACAGGGTTCCAGCGAGACCTGCTGTACGTGATCGCCGGTGCGGACCGGCCATCGGGACAGCAGATCAAAGAATCGATCAGCGAGGACGTCGGCGAGGTCAACCACGGCCGCCTCTACCCGAACCTGGACACGCTCGTCGAGCGCGGATTCGTCAACAAAGGCCAACACGACCGTCGGACGAACTACTACCAGATATCCGACGAGGGGCGAACGGCGATCAGCGAGCGGCGCGAGTGGGAAGAGCGGTACGTCTCGTTCGACGAGTAA
- a CDS encoding NUDIX hydrolase gives MDPRREATYVPKVCAYLTRRGRSQLLVFRAPGSDGLQVPKGTVEPGESLEAALRREVTEESGLTVDHPRRVVSDVWTRRPGPPTKYVRHFYHAEIDERRDRWVHVVTGSGDERGQRFEYFWVDLPTAEPFALSLDDYLPAVRSDS, from the coding sequence CTGGACCCCCGCCGTGAGGCGACGTACGTGCCCAAGGTGTGTGCGTATCTCACCCGCCGCGGCCGGAGCCAACTGCTCGTGTTCCGTGCCCCCGGCTCCGACGGCCTGCAGGTGCCCAAGGGGACAGTCGAGCCGGGTGAGTCGCTCGAGGCGGCACTCCGGCGGGAGGTCACAGAGGAGAGCGGCCTCACCGTCGACCACCCGCGCCGTGTCGTCTCGGACGTCTGGACCCGCCGACCCGGCCCGCCGACGAAGTACGTCCGCCACTTCTACCACGCGGAGATCGACGAGCGCCGGGACCGGTGGGTCCACGTCGTCACCGGCTCCGGGGACGAACGCGGACAGCGGTTCGAGTACTTCTGGGTCGACCTCCCGACCGCCGAACCGTTCGCGCTGTCGCTCGACGACTACCTCCCGGCCGTCCGCTCCGACAGTTGA
- a CDS encoding DUF7344 domain-containing protein: MTTRSKDDLFQILSNSRRRYIIYYLSQADEELSLKELATKIAAAESGTPESEITSEERQRVYISLYQTHLPKLEEADIAVYDEDERTVVLTNDLRESGFFWMETAGESPGWLRYYLAFSVASWLLVVGVWLAVPAVSLLGWAGVALAVSLGLSVLVTLQYLDERGESDEETGGYEMLVE, encoded by the coding sequence ATGACGACACGATCAAAAGACGACCTCTTCCAGATACTGAGCAACTCCCGACGCCGCTACATCATCTACTACCTCTCACAGGCGGACGAGGAGTTGAGCCTCAAGGAGCTCGCGACGAAGATCGCTGCCGCCGAGAGCGGGACGCCCGAGTCGGAGATCACGTCCGAGGAGCGACAGCGCGTCTACATATCGCTGTACCAGACGCACCTCCCGAAGCTCGAAGAGGCGGATATCGCCGTCTACGACGAGGACGAACGGACGGTCGTGCTCACGAACGACCTCCGCGAGTCGGGCTTTTTCTGGATGGAGACAGCGGGAGAGTCGCCGGGGTGGCTCCGGTACTACCTCGCGTTCTCGGTCGCGAGCTGGCTGCTCGTCGTCGGCGTCTGGCTGGCGGTTCCGGCCGTCTCCCTGCTCGGGTGGGCCGGTGTCGCGCTGGCCGTCTCGCTCGGGCTGTCGGTGCTCGTGACGCTCCAGTACCTCGACGAACGCGGGGAGTCGGACGAGGAGACGGGCGGCTACGAGATGCTCGTCGAGTAA